GTTTGCATATAGTATTGTTAACCATCATATGTCGGGTTGTGCTCTCTATATACTATTCGAGGCAGTAAAGTAGACAGGGTTTAGAATTTCGTCTTCGGGATCAGGTTTCGGATAGATGTGGACCACTCGCTGGAGAAAGATGTTGCAAGTGACAGTGGATCTATTTAATTGGAAAAATGCTCGAGGATATAAGGTCCAATATATGTGAAggattagataataaaaactcTAGGAAATGAAATGTCTAAGACTGTTGAGATTCTGCCCTAGTTGAGTAGTGGATTATGGCATAGATCATGCTTAGTATCAATAGTGGTCATATGCTAGGTTCGATGGTATAGGATTTTTCGctagagatagatagatatatgtGGAGGGAAGgtaggaaggggaggaaataTTGGTCTTTTTATATCTTGAAGAGAGGACGATGGTAATTCGATTGGGTTTTGACATCCATTCAATCGAGGACTAATTCATCTAGGCGTTGTCTGGTTGATCACTGATGCCAGTGATACAATGGTATTCCATAGGGTAGACATTGAATATTTGGCAAAATGAAGGGCTACACTTCACTATTTCCAGACCTGCTGTCCTTAGGGTTAGACCCGGGTGCGCTTTGAATCGGAAAATTAAGGGTATCCCAACTAATGAATTATCGATTATTGAATCAGCTAGACATTAGTTAAATGTAATGTATCTTTCATCAGCAATACTTTTATCGACAAACTAAATAAGACGAGTCATGCAGTTGGTATCCGGCATCACATAAAAAGATTAATCCAGAAATGAAGGCATCATGACAATATTATACacgtcgaagaagaaaatgttCATCCTGCTCCCACTAGTATGACGATGGCAGGCTGCCCTATGCGCTGGGCTCGGTCTTGGAGGGGTAGAACCAGGCGGCCACGGCTATGATGAGGTACATCATCATTAACAATACGCCCTCTAGCCAGTGCGACTTTCCGTCGGCGATGAGGTAGTTGACCTGCGAGGGTTAGTCGATACCGACATGTAGCGGAGGGTGAGAGACATACCAAAAGAACAGCCACGAAAAGGAGAATAACCTGGAAGGCATCGAAATACAGAGTCATGTCGTCGTTACCTGCTTCTGTCAGTATCACATCATATCCGTATAGTCAGTCAAACTTACCCATGCCCCATCCGATCACGATGATCAAAGGCAGCACCAATAGCGCAATCTGCATGCTGGATCCGACCGCAACACCAATGGCCAGATCCATCTTGTCCTTGCATGCCACAGTCACGGCGGTGGCGTGCTCAGCCGCATTACCCACAATAGGCAGAAGGATCAATCCGACAAAGGTCTCAGAGATGTGGCCTTGCGTTGTGAGGGCGTCAATCGAGTCAACCTAAACAATTAGCTATGCACATGACGAGAGAAAAGAGTAGCGTACCATAAACTCAGCGCACAGAGCAACAAAAACAGTGGAGATAACGAGGGTCAGCACAGCCACGAGAACGCTCAGCTgaggctcttcctcctcatcgtccggTTCCTGCAATTTCACGTTCTGCGCATGCTCACCCGCCATGGAGGCGGACATCTTGCCGATCTGCGCAATACCACGGCTGGCATCACCTTCGTTCACCTTTTGccgtctcttctccaccttGGGGCTGGGGGCGTTGTAGATTTCCGTGTGCGATTTGAGCTGGAAAAATAGGTAACATCCGTAAACGACCAGCAGAATGACACTGGTGCCTGCAAAATGTAAGCTTACATACGACCACTTTTGGTAAGGTACATACCTCGTGACAGGGGTGCGACTCCCGTATCGCCAGCTGGAAACTGTTAGCTGCGTCAGACGAACGATTCTTTGAAACTTACCATCGGACCAAGCGTGGAACGCCGTGGGAATAATCAAACTTCCCACGGCCAACGCTAGCAAACTAGCGGCAGTCTGAGCAACCACGGGATTGAAGTGTTGCTCGAGACGGTCGAtaccaccaaagaagaagcacatGCCCATGACCAGAAGCAGGTTAGAGAGCATACTTCCAATCAGAGATGTTTGGACAATGGTGACTTCATTGTCGACCAGAGCGATAATGGCAACAATAAGTTCGACCGCGTTACTGCATCAGGTTAGATCAGAAGAAAATTAGACGGAGAATAGAACTTACCCGAATGACGCATTAAGCAGACCTCCAATTGTCTCACCCGTGCTGTGTCTTCATTAGAATAATCCAGTCAGAACGTTGGATCAACATACCGCATGGCAATCTCTTCTGTCGCGTAACTCAGCATGGCTGCAAGGGGACTGTTCATGTTAGCTGAGAAGTCGCACAGGGGAGCGAAGACCTACATGATGGCGATAAAATTAACCACAAAGACAGCCACTGGGCTAACACCATTGACATAATTCAACGCAACTATCAGAGTCAGTACTGCAGCTTAGAACTGGTGAGTTACTTACTTCCAACAGGCGCGGCGAGAAGCAAAACATTAATCCAAGAATTGAAGATCGTAGCCTTCAGCTGTCCCATGACGGTgaacttctgcttctttctcATCGGCTTGCCCGAATCAGTGGTCAACTGATCGTCGTCGGGCTTGAAGGTGTTGCTCAAGAAGGTCCTTCTCTTCCGCGGGCCCTGCAGGTCTTCGGGCTCATCCTGGCGCGGAACATTGATTGGAACTTGACTATGCATGGAAGGGTCGGTGCCGACTTTGTCATTGCTGTCGCGTCCAACCAAATCAGTGCCAGCAGACTGAGGAGGGAAGCTGTCTGCATGCTCAGGGCCGACCAGGCCATCGGTCATGTCTCTCCGTCGCCGGCGCTCCTCGGACAGGCGTACTCCGCCTTCGGATAAGACGGGGGTGAGTCGGTTTTCCAGCTGGATAGAATTTGTGCGTCGGGGCTGTCTGCGAAACTTCTTGAAAGGGTTGACCAAGGATGGTTCGCCCTCCTGGTCATACCAGGCCAGTTTCCTGGCATGTCGTTTGTAGATATCTAATGCCAAGATACATGTTAGCGACGGTCGCGGGCggaaaaggggaagagagaatacATACGCATGTTAATAGGCGTGAACTATTTATCGATGTTTTGATATAACAAGAACAATGCAGGGGTCTGGGGATTTATGTACTAAATGATAATTAGGTACCATGTCAGCGATGATATATAAGAGACAAATTTAGTAGAAGGGTGATCGACGGAGCCGCGTTGTTGAGAGGCGATGAATGCACATGGCGTCCCAACAGCGCGGTACCAGCAGTCATCCATGCTTGATCCAATAggcaagacaaagaaaagcaataGACTCACTGACGTGGAGTAGCCAAGTGATAGACTAGACGACAAAAAGAGCCCTTGTTGGAGGCTCAAGTGTGGCTGAAGTGGATTCGTGAAGACTCCGCCTCGAGTGGCTGTCTAAACTACAGTCGAGCTGGAGGGGATTCAGTTTGATTTGCGACGAACTAACTGCGCCGTCGGAGATATCTTAAAATGGGTCCGATGCTGATGCGATAATTATAGGAAGAAAAAATCAAGAAGCGAAAAGGAGGGACGTcgcgcgcagcagcagctagcgatggaatatatagaaaaagccTAATATTGCGGGAATGCAGCAACACGGGGACTGTGCAATGACAACGGTAAAGAGCGACAACAGAGTCCAAAGCAGGACTGGATGAAAAGAATGACACCTCACAAACTGCAAGGGCAAGTGCCGACAGACACACAGAAATCTCACACACAACGATTGAAAGGAGAGAATTGCACAGGAGAGTTCCAAGTTAATTGTCGTCACAATCTCTCATTATTTGGTTAGAGTTGCTGCAGTGTCGAAGCACAGCCACAAACTACCGCTAGTCTACGCACACGCAGGCCTCTCATTTGCTGGATCCTCCCGATTGATATTTGATAACCCCCAATTGTCCCCATCGGCAAAGAGGCATCCCGCAAGCTCAGTGGCTACCCAGCTGGCGAGTGGATGGAGCTTTTGGTGATTCCAGCCCCTGGCGCTTCTAGAGAAGGCAATTGACAACCAGAGGACCCCCAACAAGCAGCCCGCCAAGCCCAAGATTGCCTCCGAACTAACGTAATTTGGCTTCGCATTTGCGAGCGGAGTGCAAAattcatcatgatgatgcCCTGGGTTCTTGGCTGATCCAGGGGCACAAAGAGCACAAAGGGCCCGACAGGAGAGACTTCACCCTCATCGGGCCTCTATTGCAAGCATGCTACCTGTCTGTCAGGTAGGACAGGTAGgagatctatatatattgggCAGCAGTATGGCCATCACTAAACGCTGTTGCAAAGTCTCTTTGAAGGTGAAGCGCGACAGAATGGCCCCATTTGCCAGAGGATCTGGTAGTTGTCGTAATCAAAGTTTAAAACTTTGGCGAAGCAATTGCGGCCCCCTGGCTTGTTTCGCGCTGCCCCATGTGGTGGTCGCTGATTGGTGAGACTTCTTACTCAGATATTAGATAAGCGGGAAAGTGCCTGACCGCCACATCTGTGGCTGTTGATGACTGAGCCACATGTATCATCCACAGTATATACAGCACACTGCCACACGCACCGCCACAAGTAGTCAGTCCAGGCTGCTCCCACATGGCTCATAAGTCACTGTGAGGTCAGTCAGTTTCATCGAACATGGCTATCTCCGTCAGTGTGAACCATCTGCCGCCGTTCAGAGAAGGAACCTCGGTTACCCTGGGGATAGAGAAATGCACATCTTGTGCTACCCAGCTGACATTCTGACCAGGCGTCAACCAGTTAACATCTTGTCGATCGGGAAATGCAACTCCGACCACAGTAGACAAACAACAAACCGAAGCGCCGGAAACGTACGCAGCAGGTGCTACAAAGACATGCCTTGCAGAGTGGTGACCCTCACCGGTGCAAGGTGAGGACTGCGACAGTTGAATCGGCCGCAGTTGGTCACCATCCCCCAGTGTGTGGAGTCACACAACACAGTGATCGTGGCGCCTACAAGCTCCAGCAGAGCAAGCCGATGACGTCCAACGGTGAACGGCAGGCTGGATCGGTGAGGCCGCCCTCCAGCCTCATACCAGATGTGGGGTGATCTCCCTTGCTTggaaggagggggttggaggggagaatGAGGTCATGGCTACATGACGGATAAATGATGAGGGATGGCAACACCGACAGAGACACGGTCAGTATGGGTGGACGAACAGAGACATCATCGAAGTAATAAGGAGAAGGCAGCAACAGAGAGGCAAAAGTAACAGGCAGTCGACGGGCTGTTATTGGGTTGACTAGGAAGCCACTCGATGATCTCTCAAAGCTTGGTATCCCGTGTTTTGTTTCGGCAGCCGATCACAGCTGATGCTTCCGTTTTGGGGACGG
The window above is part of the Aspergillus luchuensis IFO 4308 DNA, chromosome 8, nearly complete sequence genome. Proteins encoded here:
- a CDS encoding hydrogen/calcium exchanger domain-containing protein (COG:P;~EggNog:ENOG410PIFK;~InterPro:IPR004837;~PFAM:PF01699;~TransMembrane:11 (i168-186o192-212i224-246o252-276i288-312o324-342i406-426o446-468i475-503o509-530i537-557o);~go_component: GO:0016021 - integral component of membrane [Evidence IEA];~go_process: GO:0055085 - transmembrane transport [Evidence IEA]), with the protein product MHIYKRHARKLAWYDQEGEPSLVNPFKKFRRQPRRTNSIQLENRLTPVLSEGGVRLSEERRRRRDMTDGLVGPEHADSFPPQSAGTDLVGRDSNDKVGTDPSMHSQVPINVPRQDEPEDLQGPRKRRTFLSNTFKPDDDQLTTDSGKPMRKKQKFTVMGQLKATIFNSWINVLLLAAPVGIALNYVNGVSPVAVFVVNFIAIIPLAAMLSYATEEIAMRTGETIGGLLNASFGNAVELIVAIIALVDNEVTIVQTSLIGSMLSNLLLVMGMCFFFGGIDRLEQHFNPVVAQTAASLLALAVGSLIIPTAFHAWSDAGDTGVAPLSRGTSVILLVVYGCYLFFQLKSHTEIYNAPSPKVEKRRQKVNEGDASRGIAQIGKMSASMAGEHAQNVKLQEPDDEEEEPQLSVLVAVLTLVISTVFVALCAEFMVDSIDALTTQGHISETFVGLILLPIVGNAAEHATAVTVACKDKMDLAIGVAVGSSMQIALLVLPLIIVIGWGMGNDDMTLYFDAFQVILLFVAVLLVNYLIADGKSHWLEGVLLMMMYLIIAVAAWFYPSKTEPSA